From the Clostridium sp. Marseille-P299 genome, the window TTAATTAAATACTATTTTTCTTTTCTTAATTTTATATTTTTCTCGTATACATCCTTTGTATACATAACATGGTAAATTTGATCCAATGTTTCACCAATCTTGTCATCTTCAAGATCATTCATAAGAGGCATAAACATAATCACCATATCTACTCCAAAGAAAAAACAATAATTCGTAGTACTTCTTACTCCGTTGCGATGATAAAATTCAATACGGCGTTCACAAATAGCTTTTGCTTCCTCATCGGCAGCGCTCTCTCCGCTTTCTACTTCAAAAATAATACCATCATATCCCTTTAATTCTTTTTTTATTAGAGATAAAAATTTACTTCCATATCCAAAAGAACGATATTCATCAACTACTGCTAAGAAATCAAGTAATATGCTACTACTAGATGTATCTTTACCAAAGAATGCGTAAGACACTAGTGTTTCATCTTCATATAATCCATAACAAACATAAGCATTCTTATGAATTAAATCTTGTATCAATGATAAGGGCTTTTGCTCTTCTTTTGGAAAATCATTGACAAGGTACTTATTATAAACATCTTGAATTTCTTGTAAATTTAATTGCTTTATTGATAACATAATATTTCTCCTAATACATTTGACAATTCCTTTATGCTAGCTGTAACTCATATAGTTTTCTATAGATTCCATTCGCCGCTAGTAGTTCCTGATGAGTACCTTGTTCTCGTAGCACACCTTTATGCATAACGATAATTTTATCCGCATGCTGTATGGTGGATAAGCGATGCGCAACCATAATAGTAGTTCTTCCCTGCATTAACTTCTTTAATGCTTCTTGTATCAAACTTTCTGTTTCTGTATCAATGTTTGCCGTTGCCTCATCCATTACTAAAATGGATGGATCATACGCTAGGGTTCTAGCAAAGGATAAAAGTTGTCTTTGACCAGCGGATAATGTAGCTCCTCGTTCAGTTACCGCTTCCTCATAGGCATCATTTAATTTCGAAATAAAGGTATCTGCATTTACATACTTCGCTGCCGCTACAATTTCTTCATCTGTAATATCATCATTTTTTAATCGAATATTACTCTTAATATTTCCGGTAAACATAAATACATCCTGTTGTACCTGTCCGATGGCAGAACGTAACTGATCCATACTCAGTTCTTTAATATCAACTCCATCAATTAAGATTCTTCCTCGTTGAATATCATAATATCTGCCTATTAAGTTAAGGATTGAAGATTTACCTGCCCCAGTAGCCCCAACGAAGGCAACGCTTTGGCCAGGTTCTATAGTAAAACTTACGTCTTTTAAAATCCAATCTTCCCCTTGGTATGCAAACCAAACATGTTCAAATTCTATTTTACCTTTCACTTGATTTAAGTACTTTGGATTTTCCGGATTTTTAACCGTTACTTCCTCATCTAATAAAGTGAAAATTTTCTCTGCACTTGCCATTGCAGACTGCAATGTTCCAAATTGCTCTGCAAGTTCCTGAATTGGTTCAAAAAATGATGTAATATATTGAATGAAGGTATATAACATACCAACGGTAATTACGTTTGATAATACTGCATCACTACCTACCATAATTATAATAACAAGCGCAATAACGGAAAGTAAATAGATTGAAGGGCGAAAGATAGCAAATACCATCATTTCCCTGTAATTTGCACGATATAATTCTTTACTTTTTCGTTTAAATTCTGCGTTTTTCTCTACTTCTCTTGCAAATATCTGAATTAGTTTCATGCCAGATAAATGCTCTGAAAGATACGTATTAATAGCAGTAATTTTTGTTCTTGCAACACGATATGTGGCTCTTGATACATTTTTAAACAACCAAGTCAATCCAAATATAAATGGCAATAAAGCGAATGCGTATAATGAAATTTTCACATTCATGCTTAGCATTACAATTGCAAGACCTATAATTTTTGCAATATTTTTAATTAACTTTACTAAAATATTCGCATACATTTCATGTAGGGCTTCTACGTCATTGGTTACTCTTGTAACAATACGGCCCACCGGTGTGATATCAAAAAAACGTAGCGATAAGTGCTGTACATGCTCAAACACTTCTTGACGAATATTATATATAATTTTTTGACCGGTTAACTGTAAAATCCACGTTTGTAAAAAATTAAAAAGAAAGCTTCCTAGTAAAACTAATAAATAAATAATTGCTGTTTCCTTAATCGCACCAAAAGAACCATTCGCTATAAATAAATCGACTGCTTCTCCCATAAGCTTTGGTCGATAAAGTTCAAAGCCTGTAATAAACAGTACCAAAACAACTGCTAAAATCATTAAATGTAAGTAAGGAACAGCATATCGCATTAATCTAAAGAATACACTTCCTTGTACCGATTTTTCTATATCAATTTCTCTTCGTAACATACGACTCCCATCTATCCAACTTCGGATATTTATACTGCTTCTAACTGTTTTTCCAACTGCTGCTTTTCATAAAGTTTTGCATAAACTCCGCCAAGTGCCAGCAATTCTTCATGTGAACCATATTCTATTTTTTCACCTTCATTTAAAACTAGAATATTGTCAGCATTTTGTATGGTCGAAATTCGATGTGCTATAATAATTGTAGTCTTACCTACTCGGTTTTGCTTTAAATTCGCTAAAATTTGCTCTTCTGTATTTGTATCAACCGCTGACAATGCATCATCTAAAATTAATATTGGTGCATTTTTCATTAAAGCACGTGCAATGGAGCTTCTTTGTTTTTGTCCACCAGAAACGGTCACACCACGCTCACCAACCATAGTTGCGTATTGTCTTGGGAAATCCATAATATTTTCATGGACACAAGCAAGTTTTGCAGATTCTTTTACCTCTTCTAAATCCCCGTAAGCTTCATCAATTTTACTGGTTCGTTTTAATAAATCTATCTCTAAATAGTCCTCAAGATGATTTTTATGTTTTAGCAATAATTTTGTTTTTTCCTCTGGGAAATCCATTAATTTACGAGTTCCAAAGGCAATATTGCTTTGTAACGAGTCTGAAAATAAGAAATTATCTTGTGGAACATAAGCAATTTGCTCTCTTAATGTCATAAGAGGAATCTTTTTGATATCATTTCCATCAATCTTGATCATACCTTTATCAACGTCATACATACGTAATAATAAGTTTGCAATCGCTGTTTTTCCGCTGCCGGTGTGGCCTAAGATAGCAAGGGTACTTCCTTTTGGAATTTCAACCGAAACATCTTTAAGTACCGGTGGTAACTCCTCATGAAAGCGAAATGTAAGATGATTTAAGGAAATATCACCCTTGATAGAAGTTATATTATAATCTGCCTCTTTATCATCCACGATTTCTGGTTGTTCTTTAAATATACTTTCAACACGTCTCATAGACGCAAAGCCTTGTGAAAAGAAGGTAATACTCTCACCAGTCGCAAGCATTGGCCATACAAGCATGGCAATATAAGAGTTAAACGCAACAAATTTACCTGGAGATATTTGACCATTCACTACTAGATATCCTCCATATAACAAAGTAATTACACTTGAAAGTCCAATAATTACGTCTAATAAAGGCAATACAATTGCTTGCAATTTAACAACACGCAAATTCATATCTTTATTTTTCTTATTCAGTTTTGCAAATGAAATAATTTCTTTATGCTCTTGAACAAACGCTTTGATGACACGAATACCTGAGATATTCTCTTGTACTTGATCTGTCATCTCTGAAAACGCTTCTTGCTTTTGTGTAAAACGTTTCTCAATGGATTTTCCGTATTTTACACCACCAATGGCAATAAATATCATCGGAATACATGCCATCAATGTTAATTTTAAATCTACATAAACGATCATTTTTATAATAACCATAATCGTTAATATCACTGCATCAAAAGAAGTAATAACTGCTGGTCCAATTGACATACGAATTGCATTTAAGTCACTTGTAAAATGCGCCATTAAATCTCCTGTTTTATGCTCATTATAATAACGCATAGAGAGTTTTGATAAGTGTTCAAATAAATCATTTCTTAGTTCGTACTCAATTTTTCTAGAAGACCCAAAAATAAAGAACCTCCAAAGGAATCTTCCTAATGTCAGTCCAAGTCCAACAAGTACGATGCCTAAAACATATCGCATCACTCCGTTAAAATCCATACTTCCACTTTCTAAACCATCTGTTATATCTCCTGTAAATTGTGGGATATAAAGCCCCAATAAATCAACAAAAAAAAGAGTTATTATACCAAACAAATAACTCCACTTATATTTTTTTATATACTTTACAACCATATGTCCTCCGCACCTATTCCTCTTTTCCTATTCTCACTTATAAAAATGCAATTTTATGTAACGTAATACATTATGCTACAAATGATATTTTTTTGCAACACCCTACTTTATGCATATTATCTAGTTAAAGGCATGTACTTTAAAAATATGTTAAGTAAAAAATATTAAAAATGAGCTGCCATTCAAACCATTTAATGCTTGAATAACAACTCACTTTCTAATCATTTAATTATTTTGTTTATTTACTTTATTGCTATATTCAATACTATTATATATTGATTACTGTTATAAATTCTTTACCGATATATTCTTTACTGATTTATGTTCTATAAAATAGCATCAATTAATTTTTTAGTATACTCATGTTTTGGTCGATTAAATATATCTTCTGTATCACCAAGCTCAACAATTTGTCCCTGATACATAACTAAAACACGATCGCATAGTTTCCTTATTACACTCATGTCATGGGAGATAAATAAATAGGATAAGTGAAATTCGCTTTGCAAGTTTACTAAAAGTTCTAGGATTTGTGCCTGTACTGTGACATCTAGCGCAGATACTGGTTCATCTAAAACAATAAGATCTTGATTTAGAATAATTGCCATAGCAATTGCAACTCTCTGTCTTTGTCCTCCACTTAACTCTGATGGATATCTATTTGCATAATCCCTTGGTAAGCCAACCTTCTCTAACATCAAAAGAGCACGTTCTTTTCGTTCCTTTTCACTTATATTCTTATGAAAACGAAGAGGCTCTTCTAATAGCCAACCTATTTTTTTTGAAGGATTTAAACTACTGTAGGGATCTTGAAATACCATCTGAGGATATTTCGTACTCACATTCATCGTCCCTTTTACGAAGTCTTGCAATCCAACAATGGCTTTTGCTAATGTTGATTTTCCAGATCCACTTTCACCAACAATACCAAGAATTTCTCCTTGCTTCATATCGAAAGAAACTTTTTTTACTACTTCTACCTTTTCATTCTTACCAAACAAAGTTTCTTTTTTCTTATTATAAAAAACCTGTAAATCTTTCACTGAAACGATATTTGTATTGGAAAGCTCTCTTTTTTCTTTTAATGGCTTCATTTCCTGATTGGAAGCTTGTAAAAGACACTTCGTATACTCTTTTTTTGGTGTTTCAAAAAGTTCATGCATCGTTCCTATTTCTTCAATAATTCCATGATGCATGACAATGGCTTTGCTACAGATATTTTTAATAACATTTAAATTATGTGAAATCAGCAAAATACTTGTACCATGCTTTTCATTCATCTTTTTAAGTAATGACAAAATCTTAGCTTGAATTGTTACATCCAGAGCCGTTGTGGGTTCATCAGCAATCAAAAGCTTTGGTCTTAATAACATTGCCATAGCTATCATAATTCTTTGCCTCATCCCGCCAGATAACTCATGGGGATATTTTTTAAGAAGTGCTTCTCCTTGATGTAAACCAACCTCACTTAACATTTCAAGTATATTTTGTTTACGCTCTTCTTTTGTTTGCTTTGAATGTAAAAGAAGCATTTCTTCTAACTGATTCCCAATGGTTAGAACAGGATTAAGAGAAGTCATAGGCTCTTGAAACACCATTGCTATTTCATTACCACGATATTTTCTCATATCTTTTTCTGATAAAAGATTTAATTTCTTACCATTATAAATAATATCTCCATTCAGTACCCTTCCATCCTTTGCTAGCAAACCGATGATGGATAGCGCTGTAACACTCTTACCAGATCCAGATTCTCCAACAATACCAACGATTTCTCCTTCCCCTAAGGAAAAAGAAATTTCATCAACAACCTTTGTGACTTTTTTTCCATTTATAAATCCAATTGATAAATCTTTTACAGTTAAAAGGGGAGTATTTTTATTTTCTTGCATTCTATCCTCCATGTTGCCGTTCGGTAGCTAAGTTCCTAGTAAAAAGTAACCTCTCTTCTTTTTTCCCAGTTGAAATGTTTTTAGGCCTATCTTCTATTTTCACTAATTAAAGAAAAACCTAATACTGTTATAATAATTATCACACCAGGTGCAATTGCAAACCAAGGAGCCTTAAATAAATATGTTTGCGCTTCTGAGAGCATTCTACCAAGACTTGCATCTGGAGGTTGTACCCCAAGGCTTAAATAACTCATACCTGCTTCGGCTAATACTGCATTATTAAAACCAACTGCAAACGCAGAAACTAAAATTGAGGATGTATTCGGTAAGATATGTACAAACATAATCCGAAAATCACTTGCGCCCATAAGTTTTGCGTTTTTAACATAATCCAGTTGCTTTTGCAAAATATATTCACTTCGCACAACACGTGCAAAACTAGGAATAAAGATAATTCCAAGCGCTAAAATAATATTATACTTACCTGTTCCTAATACGCTCACAAAAACAAGGGCTAATAAAATACTAGGAAAAGACGTAAGTCCATCATTTAAACGCATTAATATCTCATCTAAAATACCACCATAATATCCTGTGATTGCACCTACGATAGTTCCAATGATTCCACCAATGAAAACGGTTGCTAGTCCAATAAAAAACGTAGTCCCTGCACCCTTCATAACTCTTGATAAGATATCTCGTCCTAAAAAATCCGTTCCAAACAAATGTTTTAAACTTGGTGCCTTATTCTTAGCCATAATATCCATAGCATTCGGATCATATGGTGTATAGAAAATTCCTACTACAACAAGCAGTAAAACAAATGAAATCAAAATAATTCCAATGATTAAATTAAGATTTAATTTTCTCTTCATTTTCTTTGCTCCTTACTGTAGTCTACGAAATTCGTACTCTTGGGTCCAATACTTGATATAAAATATCAACGATAAAATTAACAAAAATAACAATGGCTGCTATGTATAGCACTGCTGCCTGTACAACATTAAAATCTCGATTTGATATAGCAACCACCAATAACCTTCCTAAGCCTGGAAGATTAAACACTTGCTCAATTACAATGCTACCTGCAAATAAATCTGCAATTACCATACCCATAAAAGTAATGACAGGAATCAATGCATTCTTAAGTACATGGCGCCATAATATTCTCTCACCGCTGCTACCTTTACTTTTTGCCGTTCTTACATAATCAAGATGAAGTTCTCGTAAAATAGAACTTCTTAAAAATTTAACAGTCATCGCTATCTTGGGTAAGCTAACTGCAAGTGCTGGGTAAAATAAATATTTTATAAATTCCAGAAAGTTCTCATTGGGTGCTACATATTTTCCTGGAACAAACCATTTTAATATAATACCAAATAAGAGTGTAAGCATAATTCCTAAGAAAAATGGAGGAATTGCCATGCAGACTTGGCTAAGGAAAGATACGAAACGGTCAATGAATCCATCTTCTTTCCTAGCACTTAATATTCCTAATGGTATGGAAATAACGATAACCATTACAATGGATAAAACTGCAAGCCAAAGAGTGACTGGAAGTCGTTCTTTTAGCATCTGAGTCACTGGTTGACTATATTGTGACGAATTTCCAAAATCACCTTTAATTGCTCCAGAGACAAAATTAATATATCGCTCCGGAATACTTTTATTAAGTCCCATAGCTTCTCGTAAAGCTTCCACTTGTTCTTCGGTTGCATCTATCCCTAATTTTGATAATGCGCTATCTCCAGGAATCACCTGAAAGGCGATGAACGTCAGCATGGATACTAACAATAAGGTAATAATGAGAGTTATTATTTTCTTTACGTAAAATTTCATGCTGAGTCCATCTCCTTGTTCATAGTAATTCTTATTAAAATAATATCAATATTGATATCTCTTTATTCTGTATAGTAAATTGTTGACATGTCTTGTACGTAAACTGGATAAAATTTATATCCGCTTAATTTTTTATTAATCGCAACTTTTAGCGTTGGATCTTGTAGATATACAGACGCTGCGTCTTCTGCTAAAATTCTTTGAAGTTCTTTATAGTTTGCGATTTTTTCATTTTCATCTGTTGTCGCAATGGCTTTAGTAAGTACTTC encodes:
- a CDS encoding dipeptide ABC transporter ATP-binding protein: MQENKNTPLLTVKDLSIGFINGKKVTKVVDEISFSLGEGEIVGIVGESGSGKSVTALSIIGLLAKDGRVLNGDIIYNGKKLNLLSEKDMRKYRGNEIAMVFQEPMTSLNPVLTIGNQLEEMLLLHSKQTKEERKQNILEMLSEVGLHQGEALLKKYPHELSGGMRQRIMIAMAMLLRPKLLIADEPTTALDVTIQAKILSLLKKMNEKHGTSILLISHNLNVIKNICSKAIVMHHGIIEEIGTMHELFETPKKEYTKCLLQASNQEMKPLKEKRELSNTNIVSVKDLQVFYNKKKETLFGKNEKVEVVKKVSFDMKQGEILGIVGESGSGKSTLAKAIVGLQDFVKGTMNVSTKYPQMVFQDPYSSLNPSKKIGWLLEEPLRFHKNISEKERKERALLMLEKVGLPRDYANRYPSELSGGQRQRVAIAMAIILNQDLIVLDEPVSALDVTVQAQILELLVNLQSEFHLSYLFISHDMSVIRKLCDRVLVMYQGQIVELGDTEDIFNRPKHEYTKKLIDAIL
- a CDS encoding ABC transporter ATP-binding protein codes for the protein MVVKYIKKYKWSYLFGIITLFFVDLLGLYIPQFTGDITDGLESGSMDFNGVMRYVLGIVLVGLGLTLGRFLWRFFIFGSSRKIEYELRNDLFEHLSKLSMRYYNEHKTGDLMAHFTSDLNAIRMSIGPAVITSFDAVILTIMVIIKMIVYVDLKLTLMACIPMIFIAIGGVKYGKSIEKRFTQKQEAFSEMTDQVQENISGIRVIKAFVQEHKEIISFAKLNKKNKDMNLRVVKLQAIVLPLLDVIIGLSSVITLLYGGYLVVNGQISPGKFVAFNSYIAMLVWPMLATGESITFFSQGFASMRRVESIFKEQPEIVDDKEADYNITSIKGDISLNHLTFRFHEELPPVLKDVSVEIPKGSTLAILGHTGSGKTAIANLLLRMYDVDKGMIKIDGNDIKKIPLMTLREQIAYVPQDNFLFSDSLQSNIAFGTRKLMDFPEEKTKLLLKHKNHLEDYLEIDLLKRTSKIDEAYGDLEEVKESAKLACVHENIMDFPRQYATMVGERGVTVSGGQKQRSSIARALMKNAPILILDDALSAVDTNTEEQILANLKQNRVGKTTIIIAHRISTIQNADNILVLNEGEKIEYGSHEELLALGGVYAKLYEKQQLEKQLEAV
- a CDS encoding ABC transporter permease is translated as MKRKLNLNLIIGIILISFVLLLVVVGIFYTPYDPNAMDIMAKNKAPSLKHLFGTDFLGRDILSRVMKGAGTTFFIGLATVFIGGIIGTIVGAITGYYGGILDEILMRLNDGLTSFPSILLALVFVSVLGTGKYNIILALGIIFIPSFARVVRSEYILQKQLDYVKNAKLMGASDFRIMFVHILPNTSSILVSAFAVGFNNAVLAEAGMSYLSLGVQPPDASLGRMLSEAQTYLFKAPWFAIAPGVIIIITVLGFSLISENRR
- a CDS encoding GNAT family N-acetyltransferase; amino-acid sequence: MLSIKQLNLQEIQDVYNKYLVNDFPKEEQKPLSLIQDLIHKNAYVCYGLYEDETLVSYAFFGKDTSSSSILLDFLAVVDEYRSFGYGSKFLSLIKKELKGYDGIIFEVESGESAADEEAKAICERRIEFYHRNGVRSTTNYCFFFGVDMVIMFMPLMNDLEDDKIGETLDQIYHVMYTKDVYEKNIKLRKEK
- a CDS encoding ABC transporter ATP-binding protein; the protein is MLRREIDIEKSVQGSVFFRLMRYAVPYLHLMILAVVLVLFITGFELYRPKLMGEAVDLFIANGSFGAIKETAIIYLLVLLGSFLFNFLQTWILQLTGQKIIYNIRQEVFEHVQHLSLRFFDITPVGRIVTRVTNDVEALHEMYANILVKLIKNIAKIIGLAIVMLSMNVKISLYAFALLPFIFGLTWLFKNVSRATYRVARTKITAINTYLSEHLSGMKLIQIFAREVEKNAEFKRKSKELYRANYREMMVFAIFRPSIYLLSVIALVIIIMVGSDAVLSNVITVGMLYTFIQYITSFFEPIQELAEQFGTLQSAMASAEKIFTLLDEEVTVKNPENPKYLNQVKGKIEFEHVWFAYQGEDWILKDVSFTIEPGQSVAFVGATGAGKSSILNLIGRYYDIQRGRILIDGVDIKELSMDQLRSAIGQVQQDVFMFTGNIKSNIRLKNDDITDEEIVAAAKYVNADTFISKLNDAYEEAVTERGATLSAGQRQLLSFARTLAYDPSILVMDEATANIDTETESLIQEALKKLMQGRTTIMVAHRLSTIQHADKIIVMHKGVLREQGTHQELLAANGIYRKLYELQLA
- a CDS encoding ABC transporter permease; translated protein: MKFYVKKIITLIITLLLVSMLTFIAFQVIPGDSALSKLGIDATEEQVEALREAMGLNKSIPERYINFVSGAIKGDFGNSSQYSQPVTQMLKERLPVTLWLAVLSIVMVIVISIPLGILSARKEDGFIDRFVSFLSQVCMAIPPFFLGIMLTLLFGIILKWFVPGKYVAPNENFLEFIKYLFYPALAVSLPKIAMTVKFLRSSILRELHLDYVRTAKSKGSSGERILWRHVLKNALIPVITFMGMVIADLFAGSIVIEQVFNLPGLGRLLVVAISNRDFNVVQAAVLYIAAIVIFVNFIVDILYQVLDPRVRIS